The following proteins are co-located in the Vanessa atalanta chromosome 11, ilVanAtal1.2, whole genome shotgun sequence genome:
- the LOC125067265 gene encoding uncharacterized protein LOC125067265, with the protein METFNTGYDKNVAADNLCGLISKYKELNNNDMCITSVNEFSVWVSLIQGVMYGVLIFIVAWLNGRKKTVLIILLFISSTSGFFIPLVPGRILSICLFCGFMINSVCLAIIFSYYVDMFPTSYRGMAACLGVMVARISALAGTNLVGAYLVTHCANSLYSWSAFVLSGLIVSCFLPPDKPKK; encoded by the exons ATGGAGACGTTTAATACGGGTTATGATAAAAATGTCGCAGCTGATAACTTATGTGGTTTGATAAGCAAGTATAAAGAACTGAATAATAATGAC ATGTGCATAACGTCGGTAAATGAATTTTCAGTTTGGGTAAGCCTTATCCAAGGTGTAATGTATGGCgtacttatttttatagtcGCGTGGCTAAACGGGAGAAAgaaaacagttttaataatactgCTTTTTATTTCTTCCACTTCTGGATTCTTCATCCCACTTGTTCCTGGAAGGATACTAAGCATATGTTTATTTTGCGGGTTCATGATTAACTCCGTTTGTCTTGCAATTATTTTCTCCTATTACGTCGATATGTTTCCGACGTCCTATCG cGGTATGGCAGCGTGCTTAGGAGTAATGGTAGCCCGAATAAGCGCGCTAGCTGGCACGAATCTTGTCGGAGCTTATCTAGTAACGCATTGCGCTAACTCATTATATTCTTGGAGTGCATTTGTATTAA GCGGTCTCATCGTATCCTGTTTCCTACCACCAGATAAACCTAAGAAATGA